One window of Cryobacterium arcticum genomic DNA carries:
- a CDS encoding FliI/YscN family ATPase, with product MSLTRPDTTERLARAVAAARPERVGVVSSIVGLSVDVRGLNGAIGDLVTIGGATGAATGGSFTTAAQGTGTGADVPAGEAGVDAEVVATTPDGMRCMPLARLTGIRVGDPVRTSRTGYLVPTGAGLLGRVIDGLGRPIDGKGPLVDPRRVPLDHDSPSAMARSRIHSPLQLGVRVLDTLTTVGKGQRMGLFAGSGVGKSSLLSMIARGTDAEVSVIALVGERGREVREFLEDDLGEDGLARSIVVVSTSDEPAMMRLRAAFVATRIAESFRDRGADVMLMMDSLTRVAMAQREIGLSAGEPPATRGYPPSTFSLLARLLERAGTDQVGSITGIYTVLVDGDDHNEPIADAARSILDGHVVLDRTLAVLGHFPAVDALASISRVASRVTTPQQAESASRLRAVLAARRAAQDLLDVGAYRRGTNPLVDAAVEHDAAITAFLRQRIDEHTPADQAWTRLAELAALLGGDQ from the coding sequence ATGAGTCTCACCCGACCGGACACGACCGAGCGGCTCGCCCGGGCTGTGGCGGCCGCCCGCCCCGAGCGGGTGGGCGTGGTGTCGTCGATCGTGGGTCTGAGCGTGGACGTGCGGGGCCTGAACGGTGCCATTGGCGACCTGGTCACGATCGGCGGAGCAACCGGTGCGGCAACCGGCGGGTCGTTCACCACAGCCGCGCAGGGCACGGGGACCGGCGCGGACGTACCGGCCGGCGAGGCCGGAGTCGACGCCGAGGTCGTCGCCACGACCCCGGACGGCATGCGCTGCATGCCGTTGGCCCGGCTCACCGGCATCCGTGTCGGCGACCCCGTTCGTACCAGCCGTACCGGTTACCTGGTTCCCACCGGGGCTGGGCTGCTCGGCCGGGTGATCGACGGCCTCGGCCGGCCCATTGACGGCAAGGGGCCCCTCGTCGACCCGCGCCGGGTGCCCCTCGATCACGACAGCCCGTCGGCCATGGCACGATCACGCATCCACTCGCCCCTCCAACTGGGCGTGCGGGTGCTGGACACCCTCACCACCGTGGGCAAGGGTCAGCGGATGGGCCTGTTCGCGGGGTCGGGTGTGGGCAAGTCGTCGTTGTTGTCGATGATCGCCCGCGGCACCGACGCCGAGGTGTCCGTGATCGCCCTGGTCGGGGAGCGTGGCCGCGAGGTGCGGGAGTTCCTCGAGGACGACCTGGGCGAGGACGGGCTGGCCCGGTCGATCGTGGTGGTGTCCACCTCGGACGAACCGGCCATGATGCGCCTGCGGGCCGCGTTCGTCGCCACCCGCATCGCGGAGTCGTTCCGTGACCGGGGTGCCGACGTCATGCTGATGATGGATTCGCTGACCCGGGTGGCCATGGCTCAGCGCGAGATCGGCCTGTCCGCCGGGGAACCACCGGCCACCCGGGGGTACCCGCCGTCGACGTTCTCGCTGCTCGCCCGGCTGCTGGAACGGGCCGGCACCGACCAGGTCGGCTCGATCACGGGCATCTACACGGTGCTCGTCGACGGCGACGATCACAACGAGCCCATCGCGGATGCCGCCCGGTCCATCCTCGACGGACACGTCGTGCTCGATCGCACGCTGGCCGTGCTCGGGCACTTCCCCGCCGTAGACGCTCTCGCCTCGATCTCCCGGGTGGCATCACGGGTGACCACGCCGCAGCAGGCCGAGTCGGCCAGCCGGCTGCGCGCCGTCCTGGCCGCCCGCCGCGCCGCGCAGGACCTGCTCGACGTGGGCGCCTACCGCCGCGGCACCAACCCGCTGGTGGATGCGGCCGTGGAGCACGATGCGGCGATCACGGCATTCCTGCGCCAGCGGATCGACGAGCACACCCCGGCCGACCAGGCCTGGACCCGGCTCGCCGAACTGGCCGCGCTGCTCGGCGGCGACCAATGA
- the fliG gene encoding flagellar motor switch protein FliG, with translation MIDAKTPLTGTQKVAVVLMTMDQQRASEVMKQFSEAEAAEIIAEIVQLRRVDAAVMDSAVAEFHELTTIGARNPRGGHAVAVGLLEKSFGAERAAGVMSRVATSMAGKAFEFLDPVDATQVLALLDGELPQTIALVLAHLRPEHASAILSGLEGPVRTDVAQCIASMGTATPEAVRVVTEILKKRIGAVAASKDSAGVVGGIQPLVEIINRADIGTERALLEALDERDPVLAEEVRSRMLTFADIIKLENRDVQLVLRGIDAQVLAVAMKGSSELVVDIIQRNLSERNRDILNDEVTGLGPVRVSQVEEARATVVRAIRELAAEGAITVQRADEDDFIV, from the coding sequence ATGATCGATGCCAAGACCCCCCTGACCGGCACGCAGAAGGTGGCCGTGGTGCTGATGACCATGGACCAGCAGCGCGCCTCCGAGGTGATGAAGCAGTTCTCCGAGGCCGAGGCCGCCGAGATCATCGCCGAGATCGTGCAGTTGCGCCGGGTGGATGCCGCGGTGATGGACAGCGCCGTCGCCGAGTTCCACGAGCTGACCACGATCGGCGCGCGCAACCCCCGCGGCGGCCACGCCGTGGCGGTGGGTCTGTTGGAGAAGTCCTTCGGCGCCGAGCGCGCCGCCGGGGTGATGAGCCGGGTCGCCACCTCCATGGCCGGCAAGGCCTTCGAGTTCCTCGACCCTGTCGACGCCACCCAGGTCCTCGCCCTGCTCGACGGGGAGCTGCCGCAGACCATCGCGCTCGTGTTGGCGCACCTGCGCCCCGAGCACGCGTCGGCGATCCTCTCGGGTCTGGAGGGGCCGGTGCGCACCGATGTGGCCCAGTGCATAGCCTCCATGGGAACCGCGACCCCCGAGGCGGTACGGGTCGTGACCGAGATCCTCAAGAAGAGGATCGGCGCCGTCGCCGCGTCCAAGGATTCCGCTGGGGTGGTGGGCGGCATCCAGCCGCTCGTCGAGATCATCAACCGGGCCGATATCGGCACGGAGCGCGCGCTCCTGGAGGCGCTCGACGAGCGCGACCCGGTGCTGGCCGAGGAGGTGCGCTCGCGCATGCTGACCTTCGCCGACATCATCAAGCTGGAGAACCGCGACGTGCAGCTGGTGCTGCGCGGCATCGACGCCCAGGTGCTCGCCGTGGCAATGAAGGGCTCCAGCGAGCTGGTGGTCGACATCATCCAGCGCAACCTCTCCGAACGCAACCGCGACATCCTGAACGACGAGGTGACCGGGCTCGGGCCCGTGCGGGTCTCGCAGGTCGAGGAGGCGCGCGCCACCGTCGTCCGGGCGATCCGCGAGTTGGCTGCCGAGGGTGCCATCACGGTGCAACGTGCCGACGAGGACGACTTCATTGTCTAG